The Candidatus Neomarinimicrobiota bacterium genome includes a window with the following:
- the rpmJ gene encoding 50S ribosomal protein L36, with protein MKVRASVKKICSKCKVIRRGGVVRVICVHGRHKQRQG; from the coding sequence ATGAAAGTACGGGCATCGGTGAAAAAGATCTGTTCGAAATGCAAGGTGATTCGCCGCGGAGGTGTAGTGCGGGTGATCTGCGTCCATGGGCGACACAAGCAGCGGCAGGGATGA
- the rpsM gene encoding 30S ribosomal protein S13 has product MARIAGVDLPRNKSVEYALPHIYGIGHSRSRQILAEAEVPFSTPVRDLTEQQVVAIRNLIAEKHKVEGELRTEVNMNIKRLMDIGCYRGLRHRRGLPVHGQRTHTNARTRKGRKRGIGTRK; this is encoded by the coding sequence ATGGCTCGAATTGCCGGGGTAGACCTACCCCGCAACAAGTCTGTGGAATATGCGCTGCCCCATATCTATGGTATTGGCCATTCGCGTTCACGCCAGATTCTCGCAGAAGCCGAGGTACCCTTCAGCACCCCGGTCCGCGATCTTACTGAGCAGCAAGTAGTAGCGATTCGTAACCTCATTGCCGAAAAGCACAAGGTGGAAGGTGAGCTGCGCACGGAAGTGAACATGAATATCAAGCGCCTCATGGATATTGGCTGCTATCGGGGCCTGCGCCACCGGCGCGGTCTGCCGGTCCATGGTCAGCGGACCCATACCAACGCGCGCACCCGGAAAGGGCGCAAGCGTGGAATTGGCACTCGCAAGTAA